The Halomonas sp. KG2 genome segment ACATTGCCGATAGCGGCCTACGTATTAACCTGATTCAGTAACTGGGAATGGATAAACATCAGCACCAAGTATTTCTGATGCCAGAGCGGCGGCGCTTTCTAATCGCCCGCCATCACTTAGAAAACTTTTTAAGCGCTCTACAAACAGGCAACAGCTTGGCAGAGTGGGAACAGCCCCCGCTAGAAAAAGACCTACTGCTCTGCTGCACCCACGGCACAAAAGACAAATGCTGCGCCAAGTACGGCTACCAAACCTATAAGGCGCTGGCTCAAACGGTTGCTGACCACCAGCTACCGTTCGAGGTCTGGGAAAGCAGCCATCTGGGTGGCTGCCGGGGCAGCTCACAACTCCCCCCCCGCCCAACAGTATGCAGAATTAGCCGCCCTGACTCACCTAAGTACCCAACTAAGTACGGATCAGCACCAGCTAACGCTGCTGGACGATAGCGGCAGTGAGCAAGAACGCCTGATACGCTGGCAGTGGCAACGGGGCAACACTCAAGGCCAACTCAGCGTGCGCTGCTAAGCCGTCACCATCATGCGAATTGACACTTGCACCGACCTTGAGAAAGGGCCCATGGAAAGTACCGTTTGGCATATTACTCAGATGTCATAGCCGCTTTTTCCATCAAATACTCTGCAACCGCCTGATAGGCGGGGAGTGAGGTAGGGTCATTAGCCGCATTTCCTGCCACCGGGTGCGATGCAAAACGCACAATGACCATCTCAGCGGTGGGGTCAATATAAATGGTTTGTCCATGCACCCCTCTTGCGGCAAAGGCGCCATGCTCGTTATGCAGAGACCACCACATGCCGCGGTAGCTACCGCCCGGTAAATAACGGTATCCCGCGGCGTCAAACGCTTGCCTGTCGCCGCCTTCCCGAATGCGCTCAACGGCTGCGGCAGGAAATAGCCGCTCACCATTCATTACGCCTTTATTAAGCACCAACTGGCCGACTCTGGCCAAATCCCGAAGGCCAGCGCTCAAACCGCCCCCTGCGAACGGCGTACCAATAGAGTCCACGGTAAAGTAAGCATCCTGCTCCATGCCTAACCGCTGCCAAAGACGCGATGACAACAGTGACGCCACCGATTCACCCGTCGTGCGCGCGATCACCCAGCCAAGTGCATCGGTATTAATCGTTTTATAGCCAAAGACCTGCCCATGCTCCCCTTCCGGTTGTACCGTTGCGAGATACTCATAATAAGTACGCGGCCCAGTGTAATCGTCTGGCTTGGGGAGCGGGCTTGCCGCTGCATTGTAGGCCCAGACCTCAGCGTTGGGGTCACTGTAATCTTCGCTGTAAGCAAGGCCTGTGGTCATCTCAAGCAGTTGCTTCACCGTGGCATTACCAAAAGCACTGTCGGCAAGTTCCGGTAAAATATCACCCACCAGCGCTTGCTCATCCAGCACGCCTTCTGCCACCAGAATTTCACCTAGCAAGCCGGTCATGGATTTAGTCACCGACATAGCGCCGTGCTGGCCCGTTTCATCCAAACAGCCTGAGTAAGTCTCATACACCACCTGGCCTTGGTGAAGAATCAGCAGACCATCGGTGTAGTTTTCATTCAGCGACGCCTGCCACGACATAGGCTCACTAGCGTCAATCGGAGTGAAGGTGACAGCGTTTATCGCGTCATCTAATGCATAGGGCAAAGGAGCAGGTGCGCCCAACCCACGGCTGACCTGCTTAGTAGGCAACAGCTCGCGAAAGTGGCACACCGTCCAGCGCATTTTGGGGAAACTAAAGTAGTTGGAGTCTGGCTGGCCAATCAACTGCTCCGGTGCAGGTGGGAAGCCCTGCATCCAGCCTAACTGGTTCGGGTCAGAAGCTTCAGCACTTAATACCGAGGTACTCGCCTGCGGAGCAGCCGCATGAACCATTGAGCTAAGCAGCAAAGCGGGAAACGCAAGCGGCAACATCACACTAAAACGGCGATAAAATCGTGTCATAAAAGCGACTCCCAGACGTACAACACCACATGAGCGTAACGTTTGAGTCTAGTGAATTCTAATAGAATGGATAGCTAAACGAGTTCAACGTTCTTTATGCTTACATTGCCAGTGCTTATTGTTCATATCATAGCTAAATACTTGGTATTGATGTCGACCGCTTTTCTTTGCACGGTACATAGCGGTGTCGGCATTCTCGAGCAAACTATGTTCATTTGCCCCATGATCGGGATAGAGGCTGATCCCGATACTGACACTAATGCCTAGTTTATAGTGACCAATACAGCATGGCATCGCTAATGCCCGAAGGATTTTTTCTGCCACTCTGGCAGCATCACTCAGTTTTTCAATTTCACTAAGCAGTACTATAAACTCATCTCCACCCTGTCGGGACATGGAGTCTGTAGCGCGTACACATTCACTGAGACAGTTAGCGACGAACTGCAACAAGCTGTCGCCAACAGTATGGCCAAGTGAATCATTGATGAACTTAAAGTTATCGATATCTAAATATAACAGTGCAACATAATGGTCGTGCCGTTTTGCTAGACGGATAGCGCGAGCAAAGTGTTCTGCAAATAGAAAACGATTAGGCAGCTTGGTTAGCGCATCATAGTGAGCCTGATAGGCTAGTTGCTCAGCGCGCGTTAAAGAGTGCTTGGCATCATGAAATACAATCACCGCCCCTACCGTAACACCATGGCTATCATGAATAGGAGCCGCCGAATCTTCTATCTCTAGTTGACTACCATCCTGGCGAATCAACACGCAGTCCAGAGCCAACCCTACCGTGCGATTTT includes the following:
- a CDS encoding beta-lactamase family protein — protein: MTRFYRRFSVMLPLAFPALLLSSMVHAAAPQASTSVLSAEASDPNQLGWMQGFPPAPEQLIGQPDSNYFSFPKMRWTVCHFRELLPTKQVSRGLGAPAPLPYALDDAINAVTFTPIDASEPMSWQASLNENYTDGLLILHQGQVVYETYSGCLDETGQHGAMSVTKSMTGLLGEILVAEGVLDEQALVGDILPELADSAFGNATVKQLLEMTTGLAYSEDYSDPNAEVWAYNAAASPLPKPDDYTGPRTYYEYLATVQPEGEHGQVFGYKTINTDALGWVIARTTGESVASLLSSRLWQRLGMEQDAYFTVDSIGTPFAGGGLSAGLRDLARVGQLVLNKGVMNGERLFPAAAVERIREGGDRQAFDAAGYRYLPGGSYRGMWWSLHNEHGAFAARGVHGQTIYIDPTAEMVIVRFASHPVAGNAANDPTSLPAYQAVAEYLMEKAAMTSE
- a CDS encoding diguanylate cyclase, with the translated sequence MDKNVMLYGGHQNNNTQMTEDDAEQGADERLRSVENALQVERGWAKATLNSIGDAVLTTDLSARVTYLNRVAEALTGWTSAEALGKPIDQVLKLVHIQTYEPAPNPALRAIEENRTVGLALDCVLIRQDGSQLEIEDSAAPIHDSHGVTVGAVIVFHDAKHSLTRAEQLAYQAHYDALTKLPNRFLFAEHFARAIRLAKRHDHYVALLYLDIDNFKFINDSLGHTVGDSLLQFVANCLSECVRATDSMSRQGGDEFIVLLSEIEKLSDAARVAEKILRALAMPCCIGHYKLGISVSIGISLYPDHGANEHSLLENADTAMYRAKKSGRHQYQVFSYDMNNKHWQCKHKER